A region of the Massilia sp. erpn genome:
CATGGCCTTTGCTCCGACCTGGGCTTCGCGCCCGCCGAGCGCGCGGAAAACATCCGGCGCGCGGCCGAAGCGGCGCGCCTGTTCAGCGAGGCGGGCATGATTGTGCTGGCGGCCTTCATTTCTCCCTTTCGCGCCGACCGGGAACGGGCGCGCGCCCTGCTGCCGGCCGGTGATTTTCTCGAAGTCTATTGCCGCTGCCCGGTCGCCGCCTGCGAAGAGCGCGACGTCAAGGGCCTGTACCGGCGCGCCCGCGCCGGCGAAATCGCCGACTTCACCGGCGTTTCTTCGCCTTATGAGGCGCCCGCCCAGGCGGAGCTGGTGCTCGACACCTGCAGCATCAGCATCGACGAGGCAGCCGGCCGGGTACTCGACCTGCTGCGCGAATACGGCGTCATCGCCGCCCGCCACTGGCCCTTATGAGCCGGGCAGCAGCAGGTGCAGCAGCTCCAGGCAGGCCAGCGCCGTCTTGTCGCCCACATCGCGGTCGCCATGCCAGGCCGAGACCGAGACTGCGGCAATCGGATAGCGCGCCAGGCGGCGGAACAGTTCCGCCGTCTCGGCATAGCTGGGACCATGGCCAACGTGGTACTTGAGC
Encoded here:
- the cysC gene encoding adenylyl-sulfate kinase yields the protein MTSSDIVWQYSSITRAQREQLNNHRSAVVWFTGLSGSGKSSVARAVETRLFQQACRSFVLDGDNVRHGLCSDLGFAPAERAENIRRAAEAARLFSEAGMIVLAAFISPFRADRERARALLPAGDFLEVYCRCPVAACEERDVKGLYRRARAGEIADFTGVSSPYEAPAQAELVLDTCSISIDEAAGRVLDLLREYGVIAARHWPL